In Halobaculum magnesiiphilum, the following proteins share a genomic window:
- the sod gene encoding superoxide dismutase, with protein MSYELDPLPYDYDALEPHISEQVLTWHHDTHHQGYVNGWNSAEETLEENRENGEFGSSPGAIRNVTHNSSGHILHDLFWQNMSPEGGDEPSGALADRIAEDFGSYEAWKGEFEAAAGNASGWALLVYDTFSNQLRNVVVDKHDQGAIWGGHPILALDVWEHSYYYDYGPARGDFISAFFEVVDWDEPSTRYEQAVQLFE; from the coding sequence ATGAGCTACGAACTCGATCCGTTGCCGTACGACTACGACGCACTCGAACCACACATTTCCGAGCAGGTGCTGACGTGGCATCACGACACCCATCACCAGGGCTACGTCAACGGCTGGAACTCGGCCGAGGAGACGCTCGAGGAGAACCGTGAAAACGGCGAGTTCGGCTCGTCGCCCGGTGCCATTCGGAACGTGACCCACAACTCCTCGGGGCACATCCTGCACGACCTGTTCTGGCAGAACATGAGCCCCGAGGGCGGCGACGAGCCGTCGGGCGCGCTCGCCGACCGGATCGCCGAGGACTTCGGCTCCTACGAGGCGTGGAAGGGCGAGTTCGAGGCCGCCGCCGGCAACGCCTCCGGCTGGGCGCTGCTCGTGTACGACACGTTCTCGAACCAACTGCGCAACGTCGTGGTCGACAAGCACGACCAGGGCGCGATCTGGGGCGGCCACCCGATCCTCGCGCTGGACGTGTGGGAGCACTCCTACTACTACGACTACGGCCCCGCCCGCGGCGACTTCATCAGCGCGTTCTTCGAAGTCGTCGACTGGGACGAACCCTCGACCCGCTACGAACAGGCCGTCCAGCTCTTCGAGTAA
- a CDS encoding MBL fold metallo-hydrolase yields MELADGVYALELTMEREDGTATFHPAAVETPKGPVLIDAGLPGQTDQLADALATHGLDLADVRTVLLTHHDGDHAGGLAAACERAADPVVYAHEAAAPYVDGREFPIKSDPEGERYEPVPVDVALQDGVTFRTDAGPMRAVFTPGHAPGHLAFHFPESGVLLAADALRGEDGDLVGPAEHFTPDMAEATRSVGRLAELGAGVGTIHCYHGGTVDAGIPEIEAIYESLAAEHPE; encoded by the coding sequence ATGGAACTCGCCGACGGCGTGTACGCCCTGGAGTTGACGATGGAACGGGAGGACGGCACGGCCACCTTCCACCCGGCGGCCGTGGAGACGCCGAAGGGACCCGTGCTGATCGACGCCGGACTCCCGGGACAGACTGACCAACTGGCTGACGCGCTCGCGACCCACGGGCTGGATCTGGCCGATGTTCGCACGGTCCTCCTCACGCACCACGACGGCGATCACGCGGGCGGCCTGGCGGCGGCGTGTGAACGCGCCGCCGACCCCGTCGTGTACGCCCACGAGGCTGCGGCGCCGTACGTCGACGGCCGGGAGTTTCCTATCAAAAGCGATCCCGAGGGCGAGCGCTACGAGCCCGTTCCGGTCGACGTGGCGTTGCAGGACGGCGTGACGTTCCGGACGGACGCGGGGCCGATGCGCGCGGTGTTCACGCCGGGTCACGCGCCCGGACACCTCGCGTTTCACTTCCCCGAGTCCGGCGTGCTGCTCGCGGCCGACGCGCTTCGCGGGGAGGACGGCGACCTGGTCGGCCCCGCGGAGCACTTCACGCCGGACATGGCCGAGGCGACCCGGTCGGTGGGTCGGCTCGCCGAACTGGGGGCGGGCGTGGGGACGATCCACTGCTATCACGGCGGGACCGTCGACGCCGGAATCCCCGAGATCGAAGCGATATACGAGTCGCTGGCGGCCGAGCACCCGGAGTAG
- a CDS encoding cupin domain-containing protein, whose amino-acid sequence MEHIDIDDAETGGFGRDVEMRRLTDALGAEDMAINHYRLDPGEGFSSGMHTHLDQEEVFVILSGTATFETEDGAVEVDEGEAVRFAPGEYQTGSNEGDDPVEALALGAPADSTEVRVPVTCRECGHDALAAVPGDDGMGFVCPECGTEADLPT is encoded by the coding sequence ATGGAACACATCGACATCGACGACGCCGAGACGGGCGGGTTCGGCAGGGACGTGGAGATGCGCCGGCTCACCGACGCGCTCGGCGCCGAGGACATGGCGATCAACCACTACCGGCTCGACCCGGGCGAGGGGTTCTCCAGCGGAATGCACACCCACCTGGACCAGGAGGAAGTGTTCGTGATCCTGTCGGGGACCGCGACGTTCGAGACGGAGGACGGCGCCGTCGAGGTCGACGAGGGCGAGGCGGTCCGGTTCGCCCCCGGCGAGTACCAGACCGGGAGCAACGAGGGCGACGATCCGGTCGAGGCGCTCGCGCTCGGCGCGCCGGCCGACTCGACGGAGGTGCGCGTTCCGGTCACGTGTCGCGAGTGCGGGCACGACGCGCTCGCGGCGGTCCCCGGCGACGACGGCATGGGGTTCGTCTGCCCCGAGTGCGGCACCGAGGCGGACCTCCCGACGTAG
- a CDS encoding DUF5827 family protein — protein MPIEKAEFPGLYPCDFYTPAELFEPDRMYTVYEIARLLQGLEPDAEIDEGTEEVLLDWAIPWIMTNAEDLVVAEPRGDDEPGYYGLRRPEDLAGADGNDDGSTAGDAPGHPDDPSPDEQ, from the coding sequence ATGCCGATCGAGAAAGCCGAGTTCCCCGGGCTGTACCCATGCGACTTCTACACGCCCGCGGAGCTGTTCGAGCCGGACCGAATGTACACAGTCTACGAGATCGCACGGCTCCTGCAGGGGCTGGAGCCCGACGCCGAGATCGACGAAGGGACCGAGGAGGTGCTGCTCGACTGGGCGATCCCGTGGATCATGACGAACGCCGAAGACCTCGTCGTCGCGGAACCGCGCGGGGACGACGAGCCGGGGTACTACGGCCTGCGGCGACCCGAGGATCTCGCTGGCGCCGATGGCAACGACGACGGCTCGACCGCCGGCGACGCCCCCGGACACCCGGACGACCCGTCGCCGGACGAGCAGTGA
- a CDS encoding ATPase, translating into MRLLVAGADPVDAGKTTFAVGLAARLRADGEGTRVFKPRAGNDRWFDHDDVRQAAGDSRLYGKDIDRLLRAADSDASHETRNPIHRLWRPTPGETGLLGESGRTFLVDRVRTADGDEWVVNDTVEIPSRLREDLPLADARQVDSVRAVNDAMADLHLPALDRLSEDVRSAGDAGVALVESYGDVATPLREVSFDAVAVVDPGRCRVYGGDRWALAREAATGGRDEGTLEVRVERVTEMLDPLSTHDLRPLTDEERADPDAVASAYSAAYDDLLGAAGGR; encoded by the coding sequence GTGAGGCTCCTCGTCGCCGGCGCGGACCCGGTGGACGCCGGCAAGACGACGTTCGCGGTCGGGCTCGCGGCGCGGCTCCGCGCCGACGGCGAGGGGACGCGCGTGTTCAAGCCCCGCGCCGGCAACGACCGGTGGTTCGACCACGACGACGTGCGCCAGGCGGCGGGCGACAGCCGCCTGTACGGGAAGGACATCGACCGACTGCTCCGGGCCGCCGACAGCGACGCGAGCCACGAGACCCGGAACCCGATCCACCGGCTCTGGCGACCGACACCGGGCGAGACCGGACTGCTCGGCGAGTCCGGGCGGACGTTCCTCGTCGACCGCGTCCGGACCGCCGACGGCGACGAGTGGGTGGTGAACGATACCGTCGAGATCCCGTCTCGGCTCCGCGAGGACCTCCCGCTCGCGGACGCCCGCCAGGTCGACTCGGTTCGGGCGGTCAACGACGCGATGGCTGACCTCCACCTGCCAGCGCTCGACCGACTGTCTGAGGACGTTCGGTCCGCCGGCGACGCGGGCGTCGCGCTCGTGGAGTCGTACGGCGACGTGGCGACCCCGCTGCGCGAGGTCTCCTTCGACGCCGTCGCCGTCGTCGACCCCGGCCGGTGTCGGGTGTACGGCGGCGACCGTTGGGCGCTCGCCCGAGAGGCCGCGACCGGCGGCCGCGACGAGGGAACGCTGGAGGTCCGCGTCGAGCGCGTCACCGAGATGCTCGATCCGCTCTCGACGCACGATCTCCGCCCGCTGACGGACGAGGAACGGGCCGACCCGGACGCCGTCGCCTCGGCCTACTCGGCGGCGTACGATGACCTTCTCGGGGCGGCCGGCGGCCGGTAG
- a CDS encoding MBL fold metallo-hydrolase, whose translation MIHNLAAGVQAFTSNAFLVSGPAGADAPATADDGDHGRRVLVDTGSNFDILPLVRERVDDLDAIVLTHTHHDHVGNVEAVRNAFGVETWGFDTSQPSVDNEIPDGGRVDMGLGSYEALHTPGHKDDHLCFYDEDAGVLFAGDLIFQNGGFGRTDLEEGDRDALIRSIDRVRERVDGDGLRELHVGHGPSVLDSPFEHVELAGRAARTR comes from the coding sequence ATGATCCACAACCTCGCCGCCGGCGTGCAGGCGTTCACGAGCAACGCGTTCCTCGTCTCCGGCCCCGCGGGCGCCGACGCGCCCGCGACGGCCGACGACGGTGACCACGGCCGGCGCGTCCTCGTCGACACCGGGTCGAACTTCGATATCCTCCCGCTCGTCCGCGAACGCGTCGACGACCTCGACGCGATCGTCCTCACCCACACGCACCACGACCACGTCGGCAACGTCGAGGCCGTCCGCAACGCCTTCGGCGTCGAGACGTGGGGCTTCGACACGAGCCAGCCGAGCGTGGACAACGAGATCCCCGACGGCGGACGTGTCGATATGGGGCTCGGCAGCTACGAGGCGCTGCACACGCCCGGGCACAAGGACGACCACCTCTGCTTCTACGACGAGGACGCGGGCGTGCTGTTCGCGGGCGACCTGATCTTCCAGAACGGCGGCTTCGGGCGGACGGACCTGGAGGAGGGCGACCGCGACGCGCTGATCCGTAGCATCGACCGCGTGCGCGAGCGCGTCGACGGCGACGGCCTCCGGGAACTCCACGTCGGCCACGGGCCGAGCGTGCTGGATTCGCCGTTCGAGCACGTGGAACTCGCCGGGCGGGCGGCGCGAACGCGCTAG
- the thyA gene encoding thymidylate synthase has product MQQYLSTVEDVIRDGTHKPNRTGVDTLSSFSAHYEADLADGFPLLTTKDLSGFRWKSLIHELLWYLSGEEHIRDLREKTGIWDAWADEEGRLDTAYGRFWRRYPVPEEGLEGETWPDDSHRWMNDDERTFDQLAYVLDTLRENPQSRRIVVNAWHPANATVSTLPPCHYTFVFNVQGDRLNLHLTQRSGDLALGIPFNIAAYSILLTAVAQRTGFEPGTFAHSVVDAHVYCGTGERGDWYGDADARAMLRDGLADAESREEYERLADWVEETAPAEADGDEKKDHVPGLLRQLGREPREKPTLRVADKPLDELAFDDIELLDYDPAPGIEFAVAE; this is encoded by the coding sequence ATGCAGCAGTACCTCTCGACCGTCGAGGACGTGATCCGGGACGGCACCCACAAGCCGAACCGGACCGGCGTCGACACGCTCTCGTCCTTCTCGGCGCACTACGAGGCCGACCTCGCCGACGGCTTCCCGCTGCTCACGACGAAGGACCTCTCGGGCTTCCGCTGGAAGTCGCTCATTCACGAGCTCCTGTGGTACCTCTCGGGCGAGGAGCATATCCGAGACCTCCGCGAGAAGACGGGTATCTGGGACGCGTGGGCCGACGAGGAGGGTCGCCTCGACACCGCCTACGGCCGCTTCTGGCGGCGCTACCCCGTTCCCGAGGAGGGGCTGGAGGGCGAGACGTGGCCCGACGACAGCCACCGCTGGATGAACGACGACGAGCGCACGTTCGACCAACTGGCGTACGTCCTCGACACGCTGCGGGAGAACCCCCAGTCGCGCCGGATCGTCGTCAACGCCTGGCACCCGGCGAACGCCACGGTGTCGACGCTGCCGCCGTGTCACTACACCTTCGTGTTCAACGTCCAGGGCGACCGCCTGAACCTTCATCTCACTCAGCGCTCGGGCGATCTGGCGCTCGGCATCCCGTTCAACATCGCCGCCTACTCGATCCTGCTGACGGCCGTCGCTCAGCGCACCGGTTTCGAACCCGGGACGTTCGCCCACAGCGTCGTCGACGCCCACGTCTACTGCGGCACCGGCGAGCGCGGCGACTGGTACGGCGACGCCGACGCCCGCGCGATGCTCCGTGACGGCCTCGCGGACGCCGAGTCGCGCGAGGAGTACGAGCGGCTGGCCGACTGGGTCGAGGAGACCGCGCCCGCCGAGGCCGACGGCGACGAGAAGAAGGATCACGTTCCGGGGCTGCTGCGGCAGCTCGGCCGCGAGCCGCGCGAGAAGCCGACGCTGCGCGTCGCCGACAAGCCGCTCGACGAGTTGGCGTTCGACGACATCGAGCTGCTGGACTACGACCCGGCACCGGGCATCGAGTTCGCGGTCGCCGAGTGA
- a CDS encoding dihydrofolate reductase, with protein sequence MPDGPGPTDGSPSAGADAGGDADGGGDIRVSLIAAVAANGVIGAEGGMPWHFPADMRHFKETTTGHPVIMGRRTYESIARDIGGPLPDRTNVVLSRSNPDLPEEVIVAGSVEEALAAARADAAERGVNTVYVAGGGAVYGQFLPLADELVLTEVHESYEGDTEFPEFDRGEWVEVDRGEHDAFDFVVYERRE encoded by the coding sequence ATGCCGGACGGTCCCGGCCCGACCGACGGGTCCCCTTCGGCCGGCGCCGACGCGGGCGGTGACGCCGACGGCGGCGGCGATATTCGCGTTTCGCTCATCGCCGCCGTCGCCGCCAACGGCGTCATCGGCGCCGAGGGCGGGATGCCGTGGCACTTCCCCGCGGACATGCGCCACTTCAAGGAGACGACCACGGGACACCCCGTGATCATGGGCCGGCGGACGTACGAGTCGATCGCGAGGGACATCGGGGGCCCGCTCCCCGACCGGACGAACGTCGTCCTCTCGCGGTCGAACCCGGACCTCCCGGAGGAGGTGATCGTCGCCGGGTCCGTCGAGGAGGCGCTCGCGGCCGCCCGCGCCGACGCCGCCGAACGGGGCGTCAACACCGTGTACGTCGCCGGCGGCGGCGCCGTCTACGGGCAGTTCCTCCCGCTCGCGGACGAACTGGTGTTGACGGAGGTCCACGAATCGTACGAGGGGGACACCGAATTTCCCGAGTTCGACCGGGGTGAGTGGGTCGAGGTCGACCGGGGGGAACACGACGCGTTCGACTTCGTCGTCTACGAACGCCGGGAGTAG
- a CDS encoding lamin tail domain-containing protein: protein MVRPRLVALACCLLLVLAGCVVGPAGSDATVGGGDTATAPPGSGGTPATAAPPADGIRVTVVEIVDGDTFRFEYENGTTDTARLLGVDTPEIYGENSPDEFEGVPDTEAGRACLREYADRASAYAKNRLLGEEVTIAFDANEPRRGYYDRLLVYVHHDGGSFNYALIDRGLARVYDSSFERGDRFYAAEERAMAADRGLWTCRDGTPGPAGDDETTATASATATPAGDGVVVSRIHADAEGEDGENLNDEYVVLTNRGDEPVDLSGWTLSDEAGFTYEFPDGVTLPADASLTLHVGSGEDTETDLYWGRERPTLNNDGETVTLRDEDGNLVAERST from the coding sequence ATGGTTCGCCCCCGCCTCGTCGCGCTCGCCTGCTGCCTCCTGCTCGTGCTGGCGGGTTGTGTCGTCGGGCCGGCGGGCAGCGACGCGACCGTCGGCGGCGGGGACACCGCGACCGCGCCGCCCGGTTCGGGCGGAACGCCGGCCACCGCCGCCCCGCCGGCGGACGGCATCCGCGTGACCGTCGTCGAGATCGTCGACGGCGACACGTTCCGGTTCGAGTACGAGAACGGCACGACCGACACGGCCCGCCTCCTTGGCGTCGACACGCCCGAGATCTACGGCGAGAACTCCCCGGACGAGTTCGAGGGCGTCCCGGACACCGAAGCTGGTCGCGCGTGTCTCCGCGAGTACGCCGACCGCGCCAGCGCCTACGCGAAGAACCGCCTGCTCGGCGAGGAGGTGACGATCGCCTTCGACGCGAACGAGCCACGTCGCGGGTACTACGACCGGCTGCTCGTGTACGTCCACCACGACGGCGGGTCGTTCAACTACGCGCTGATCGACCGCGGACTGGCCCGCGTGTACGACTCGTCCTTCGAACGCGGCGACCGCTTCTACGCCGCCGAGGAGCGGGCGATGGCCGCCGACCGCGGGCTGTGGACCTGCCGCGACGGCACGCCCGGCCCCGCCGGCGACGACGAGACGACCGCCACCGCGTCCGCGACGGCGACGCCCGCCGGCGACGGGGTCGTCGTCTCGCGGATCCACGCCGACGCCGAGGGCGAGGACGGTGAGAACCTCAACGACGAGTACGTCGTCCTCACGAACCGCGGCGACGAGCCGGTCGACCTCTCGGGGTGGACGCTGTCGGACGAGGCTGGCTTCACCTACGAGTTCCCCGACGGCGTGACGCTCCCCGCGGACGCGTCGCTCACGCTCCACGTCGGCAGCGGCGAGGACACCGAGACGGACCTGTACTGGGGCCGGGAACGACCGACGCTCAACAACGACGGCGAGACGGTGACACTGCGCGACGAGGACGGAAACCTCGTCGCCGAGCGGTCGACCTGA
- a CDS encoding tautomerase family protein has translation MPHLRFDLSVAVTDDERASFADWVAETYAEVMDTGTDHVGVAVVESDPQLGGAGEDDPVALVNADVRVGRTVDQRHALARRLTTELGDRFGIPERTVYVVLTEHEGADFVLGGEPLDAWDPAERDGASVAGDEGS, from the coding sequence GTGCCACATCTTCGCTTCGACCTCTCGGTCGCCGTCACCGACGACGAGCGCGCGTCGTTCGCCGACTGGGTCGCCGAGACGTACGCCGAGGTCATGGACACCGGAACCGACCACGTCGGCGTGGCGGTCGTCGAGAGCGACCCGCAGTTGGGCGGGGCCGGGGAGGACGACCCGGTCGCGCTCGTGAACGCGGACGTGCGCGTCGGCCGGACCGTCGACCAGCGACACGCGCTTGCCCGCCGCCTCACCACGGAACTCGGTGACCGGTTCGGGATTCCGGAGCGGACGGTGTACGTCGTCCTCACCGAACACGAGGGCGCCGACTTCGTGCTCGGCGGGGAGCCGCTCGACGCGTGGGACCCCGCCGAGCGCGACGGTGCGAGCGTCGCCGGCGACGAGGGTTCGTAG